The following are encoded in a window of Paenibacillaceae bacterium GAS479 genomic DNA:
- a CDS encoding Uncharacterized conserved protein YjbJ, UPF0337 family yields MPEGLSDKIKGTVNKVKGEAKDQWGNATDNRSLQAEGKVDKAKGEVQQKVGEIKDRH; encoded by the coding sequence ATGCCAGAAGGTCTGAGCGATAAAATCAAGGGAACCGTGAACAAAGTGAAGGGCGAGGCCAAGGATCAATGGGGCAACGCCACCGATAATCGGAGCCTTCAAGCAGAGGGCAAGGTAGACAAGGCCAAGGGCGAGGTCCAGCAAAAGGTCGGAGAAATCAAAGACCGCCACTGA
- a CDS encoding Uncharacterized conserved protein YjgD, DUF1641 family, with translation MSDNQSTPAVATQEPASVQQRDILDQLMKPEVQESLTVLVDNLPKLAEIVTLMTKSYDVAKSLATDKVLINDFGGGIGEMVKPIVDKTKTVAQAAIEAGDQVSNENTSVGLFGLLRMLKDPNVQRTLRFTQAFLDNLNEKQKN, from the coding sequence ATGTCCGACAACCAATCTACTCCAGCGGTGGCAACTCAAGAGCCAGCCTCCGTGCAACAACGCGACATCCTTGATCAGCTTATGAAGCCGGAAGTACAAGAGTCCCTGACGGTGCTCGTGGACAATCTTCCGAAGCTGGCCGAAATCGTGACCCTCATGACCAAGTCCTACGATGTAGCCAAGTCCCTCGCAACAGACAAAGTGCTTATCAACGACTTTGGCGGCGGCATCGGCGAGATGGTTAAACCAATCGTCGACAAAACGAAGACGGTTGCTCAAGCGGCTATCGAAGCTGGCGACCAAGTATCCAACGAGAACACTTCAGTTGGTCTGTTTGGCCTGCTGCGTATGCTCAAGGACCCTAACGTACAGCGCACATTGCGCTTCACGCAAGCGTTCCTGGATAACCTCAACGAAAAGCAAAAAAACTAG
- a CDS encoding NADH dehydrogenase, with product MAKHILILGGGYGGLLAATTARKHFTPAQAQITVVNRINAHQIITELHRLAVGNLSEGNVALPLDKLLRGKDIDLKIGEVSEIKPDEKSVKLSTGTTLTYDALVIALGTETAFFGIPGLQENSFTLKSVADANKLKAHVEASVAKYKQSGNKADLTFVVGGGGLTGIELVGEFADMLPGLVKKHGISYDDVSLYCVEAAPSILPGFPAELVERATTSLEKRGVEFKTGLPITEMKGTTVSLKDGSTIESSTVVWTGGVQGTAVVANSGIEVNRGRATVTENMQSTSHADVFIAGDSAVVMGPEGRPFPPTAQLAWQMGELIGYNLYAYFNNHPMDTFQPVFSGTLGSLGRKDAIGTIGGNQTRLLGLPATLMKEASNIRYLSHINGLFSLAY from the coding sequence ATGGCTAAGCATATTCTTATCCTGGGAGGCGGCTACGGCGGACTTCTGGCCGCTACGACGGCGCGCAAGCATTTCACGCCGGCTCAAGCCCAGATTACAGTCGTTAACCGCATCAACGCGCATCAAATCATCACCGAGCTGCATCGTCTGGCCGTCGGCAACCTGTCCGAAGGTAATGTAGCGTTGCCGCTGGACAAGCTTCTGCGTGGCAAGGACATCGATCTGAAAATCGGTGAAGTTTCCGAAATCAAACCGGATGAAAAATCCGTTAAGCTCTCCACGGGCACGACGCTTACGTATGATGCGCTCGTTATTGCTCTTGGTACCGAAACAGCTTTCTTTGGCATTCCAGGCCTGCAGGAAAACAGCTTCACGCTGAAATCCGTAGCAGACGCGAACAAGCTGAAAGCTCATGTTGAAGCTTCTGTAGCAAAATACAAACAATCCGGCAACAAAGCTGACCTGACCTTCGTAGTCGGCGGCGGCGGTTTGACCGGCATCGAGCTTGTTGGCGAATTCGCGGACATGCTTCCAGGCCTGGTTAAAAAGCACGGAATCAGCTACGACGACGTTTCCCTGTATTGTGTAGAAGCAGCTCCATCGATTCTCCCGGGCTTCCCGGCAGAGCTCGTAGAGCGTGCGACGACTTCCCTGGAAAAACGCGGCGTTGAATTCAAAACCGGTCTGCCAATCACGGAAATGAAGGGCACGACTGTGTCCCTCAAAGACGGCAGCACGATCGAATCCAGCACGGTTGTATGGACCGGCGGCGTACAAGGCACGGCTGTTGTCGCGAACAGCGGCATCGAAGTGAATCGTGGTCGCGCTACGGTAACGGAAAACATGCAATCGACTTCCCATGCGGATGTTTTCATCGCTGGCGACAGCGCTGTTGTTATGGGACCTGAAGGTCGTCCGTTCCCTCCAACCGCGCAACTGGCTTGGCAAATGGGTGAGCTGATCGGCTACAATCTGTACGCTTATTTCAACAACCACCCGATGGATACGTTCCAACCTGTATTCTCCGGTACGCTGGGATCGCTCGGCCGCAAGGACGCGATCGGTACGATCGGCGGAAACCAAACTCGTTTGTTGGGCTTGCCAGCAACGCTGATGAAGGAAGCTTCCAACATCCGCTACCTGTCGCATATCAACGGCCTGTTCTCCCTGGCTTACTAA
- a CDS encoding Alpha-L-rhamnosidase N-terminal domain-containing protein has translation MERQPIITAESKEEFQIESLRVEYAANPIAVHTHQPRFSWGFRCSRHNERQTAFQIVVVDGTESSDSWQFPLWDSGKIDSEQNEAIEYAGPQLLSGQRYFWKVRAWDRSGAASNYSEIGTWEMALLHAEDWHGVKWIGVTERNQQEWIGASGDGAKSGGLPIFRHQFQLNAEIKRAKIYLCGLGQFELRLNGEKVSDAVLSPGWTNYDRTCLYSAFDVTEQLQAGSNAVGILLGNGFYNVAGGRYAKYLGSYGLPKLIFQLRAELNDGTIVRICSDESWSVSSSPVTFSCMYGGEDYNALLEQDGWDQADFAADERWKPASLVNAPDGVLQGETAPPMKVMRRFAAELLPEGPKGTYVYDFKQNFSGWMKIAVQGPPGATVTLTPSELLDDSGAADQERTMGGPTYFSYTLKGGGEEIWAPRFTYTGFRYVQVKGAIPVEMQSCTDSDGAEELPLLLRIEGEMIYPDVETAGSFQSSNEMWNRTHEIINWAILSNMKSILTDCPHREKLGWLEQVHLMGPSIMYNYNVAGLYRKIIGDMRDDQTKEGLIPDIAPEFTVFEGAFRDSPEWGAAYVLATWYAYNWYGDSRLLEENFNGMKRYVEYLSSKADGYIVRHGLGDWCDVGPDPGFAQNTPVPLTATATYYYAADTMGKISALTGRPDEAACFEELAENIKSAFNEHFWNGEKSYYATGSQTSNAFPLAVGLVPNEIRDIVGDQLVADIRAHGNHLTGGDVGFRYLLMALLKLDYPGIVSSILNQTDDPSYGFQLLHGATTLTERWDGPTAGHSQNHFMLGHAEEWFYAGLAGIRIPYEGQSDSRRTVRIAPRFVDGIDWVKAHHVLSQGRVEVSWARTDSKRLTLHVQLPVNTTALIELADLQPEQIQSSGLACRIEMDGRCARIEVGSGCYSFEIDEA, from the coding sequence ATGGAACGACAACCGATCATAACTGCCGAATCAAAGGAAGAGTTTCAAATTGAAAGCTTGCGGGTTGAATATGCGGCCAATCCGATCGCTGTTCATACGCATCAGCCTCGATTCTCCTGGGGTTTCCGCTGCAGCCGGCACAACGAACGTCAGACTGCCTTTCAAATTGTTGTCGTGGACGGCACGGAATCTAGCGATAGCTGGCAGTTTCCGTTATGGGACAGCGGCAAAATCGATTCGGAACAAAATGAAGCGATTGAATATGCAGGGCCGCAGTTGCTTTCGGGACAGCGCTATTTTTGGAAAGTAAGGGCTTGGGATCGATCAGGCGCAGCTTCGAATTACAGCGAGATTGGCACCTGGGAAATGGCGCTGCTTCATGCGGAAGATTGGCATGGCGTGAAATGGATCGGCGTCACAGAACGGAACCAACAAGAATGGATAGGAGCAAGCGGAGATGGGGCGAAGTCCGGCGGGTTGCCGATATTTCGGCATCAGTTCCAATTAAACGCTGAGATTAAACGCGCTAAAATCTACCTTTGCGGCCTGGGGCAATTCGAGCTGCGCTTGAATGGCGAAAAGGTCAGCGATGCCGTACTGTCGCCAGGCTGGACAAACTATGACCGCACCTGTCTATATTCGGCTTTTGACGTTACCGAACAGCTGCAGGCAGGCAGCAATGCGGTTGGGATTTTGCTCGGCAACGGCTTTTATAATGTTGCCGGGGGCCGTTATGCCAAATATCTGGGCAGCTACGGGCTGCCAAAGCTGATTTTCCAACTGCGGGCAGAGTTGAACGACGGAACCATCGTCCGCATTTGCAGCGATGAGAGCTGGTCGGTTAGCAGCAGCCCCGTTACATTTTCCTGTATGTATGGAGGGGAAGATTACAACGCATTATTGGAACAGGACGGCTGGGATCAGGCGGATTTTGCCGCGGACGAACGCTGGAAGCCGGCATCGCTCGTAAACGCGCCAGATGGCGTGCTTCAAGGGGAAACGGCTCCCCCAATGAAAGTGATGCGCCGTTTTGCGGCAGAGCTGCTTCCAGAGGGCCCGAAAGGAACCTATGTATACGACTTCAAGCAAAACTTCTCAGGCTGGATGAAAATTGCTGTGCAAGGACCGCCTGGCGCAACCGTTACTTTAACGCCGAGCGAGCTGCTGGACGATAGCGGCGCCGCGGACCAGGAACGGACAATGGGCGGCCCGACTTACTTCTCGTATACGCTGAAGGGCGGTGGCGAGGAGATATGGGCGCCGAGATTCACCTATACGGGGTTTCGGTATGTCCAGGTTAAGGGAGCAATTCCGGTTGAAATGCAGAGCTGCACGGACTCTGACGGCGCGGAGGAACTTCCTTTGCTGCTGCGCATCGAAGGAGAAATGATCTATCCCGACGTAGAGACGGCAGGCTCGTTCCAAAGCTCAAACGAGATGTGGAACCGCACGCATGAAATCATTAACTGGGCTATTCTCAGCAATATGAAGAGCATTCTTACGGATTGTCCACATCGCGAGAAGCTGGGATGGCTTGAGCAAGTTCACTTGATGGGGCCGTCCATTATGTACAACTACAATGTGGCCGGACTTTACCGCAAAATTATCGGAGATATGAGGGACGATCAGACGAAGGAAGGCCTTATTCCCGACATCGCGCCGGAATTCACCGTATTTGAGGGAGCTTTCCGGGATTCGCCGGAGTGGGGCGCCGCTTATGTTTTGGCGACTTGGTATGCTTATAACTGGTACGGCGATAGCCGGTTACTGGAAGAAAATTTTAACGGGATGAAACGATATGTGGAATACTTGAGCTCCAAAGCGGATGGTTACATCGTTCGGCATGGCCTTGGCGATTGGTGCGACGTAGGTCCTGACCCTGGCTTTGCCCAAAATACGCCAGTTCCGCTGACGGCCACAGCTACCTATTACTATGCTGCGGATACAATGGGTAAAATCTCTGCATTGACCGGCCGTCCTGACGAAGCCGCTTGTTTCGAAGAGCTTGCCGAGAACATCAAGTCTGCTTTTAACGAGCATTTCTGGAATGGCGAGAAAAGCTATTACGCTACAGGAAGCCAGACTTCGAACGCCTTTCCGCTGGCTGTAGGGCTTGTCCCGAATGAAATTCGCGACATTGTAGGGGATCAACTTGTTGCGGATATTCGCGCGCATGGTAATCATCTTACCGGCGGAGACGTAGGTTTTCGGTACTTGCTTATGGCGCTGTTGAAACTCGACTATCCTGGAATCGTTTCCAGTATTCTGAATCAAACCGATGATCCGAGCTACGGCTTTCAGCTTCTGCATGGCGCTACAACGTTGACCGAGAGATGGGATGGGCCAACTGCCGGACATTCTCAAAACCATTTTATGCTTGGCCATGCCGAAGAATGGTTTTACGCAGGTCTTGCCGGAATAAGAATTCCATACGAGGGACAATCGGACTCGCGCCGGACCGTTCGAATCGCTCCGCGGTTTGTGGACGGGATCGACTGGGTAAAAGCGCATCATGTGCTCAGTCAAGGAAGAGTGGAGGTAAGCTGGGCGCGGACGGATTCGAAGCGGCTAACGCTCCATGTGCAATTGCCGGTTAATACAACCGCGCTGATTGAGCTGGCTGATCTTCAACCAGAGCAAATTCAATCTTCCGGACTTGCTTGCCGAATTGAAATGGATGGCCGTTGTGCGAGAATAGAGGTCGGTTCGGGCTGTTATTCCTTTGAGATCGACGAGGCTTAA